In one window of Juglans regia cultivar Chandler chromosome 3, Walnut 2.0, whole genome shotgun sequence DNA:
- the LOC108985811 gene encoding 60S ribosomal protein L12 — MPPKFDPSQVVDVYVRVTGGEVGAASSLAPKIGPLGLSPKKIGEDIAKETAKDWKGLRVTVKLTVQNRQAKVSVVPSAAALVIKALKEPERDRKKTKNIKHNGNISLDDVIEIAKVMRHRSMAKDLSGTVKEILGTCVSVGCTVDGKDPKDLQQEITDGDVEIPLD; from the coding sequence ATGCCTCCGAAGTTCGACCCCTCCCAGGTTGTGGACGTTTACGTCCGAGTCACCGGGGGCGAGGTGGGCGCGGCGAGTTCACTCGCCCCGAAGATCGGACCGCTCGGTCTCTCCCCGAAGAAGATCGGAGAGGACATAGCTAAGGAGACGGCTAAGGACTGGAAGGGCCTCCGTGTGACGGTCAAGCTCACTGTCCAGAATCGTCAGGCCAAGGTCTCGGTTGTTCCATCTGCTGCCGCTCTCGTCATCAAGGCCCTGAAGGAGCCCGAGCGCGACCGCAAGAAGACCAAGAACATTAAGCATAATGGCAACATCTCCCTCGACGACGTCATCGAGATCGCCAAGGTCATGCGGCACCGATCTATGGCCAAGGATCTTAGTGGCACCGTCAAGGAGATTCTAGGCACCTGTGTCTCGGTTGGATGTACGGTCGACGGCAAGGACCCCAAGGATCTGCAGCAGGAGATCACCGACGGTGACGTCGAGATACCCCTAGATTGA